In Alteracholeplasma palmae J233, a single genomic region encodes these proteins:
- a CDS encoding lactonase family protein, which translates to MKFLIGTYTKNNSLGIYEASIISDRLAKPELFLTSSNPSYLDYYDRFIFSTYSDFKEGGLSIFKDNKLLVQSIDNGKGPSHISYAKNLKMVFTANYTRGEIRTYTFKKNVLNLHETILLGDNSHAHQIYYDHKLRRVIVCDLGLDTVFVYKVSLFKKLILDYKFTLAVKSGPRHLVIHHDYHKFYIVAELSNQIFVYDYKKHELLDPYSTVADETKMGQQAAAIRLFNNDLYISNRGFENSIVHFKADKNGLTLVNSYDTHGSHPRDFSISNDGSYLVVGNLESNNICLFKRNEYGSLSFLDSIETPEPTAILFL; encoded by the coding sequence TTGAAATTTTTAATTGGAACCTATACTAAAAATAATAGTTTGGGTATTTATGAAGCATCAATTATTTCTGATAGGTTAGCTAAGCCAGAACTTTTTCTTACAAGCAGTAACCCTTCGTATTTAGATTACTATGATCGTTTTATTTTTTCCACTTATTCTGATTTCAAGGAAGGTGGCTTGAGTATTTTTAAAGATAACAAACTTTTAGTTCAAAGCATAGACAATGGAAAAGGTCCGTCTCATATAAGTTATGCTAAAAACTTAAAAATGGTCTTTACAGCCAATTACACAAGAGGCGAGATAAGAACTTATACTTTTAAGAAAAACGTCTTAAACTTGCACGAAACAATCCTTCTAGGTGATAATTCTCATGCTCACCAAATATACTATGATCATAAACTAAGAAGAGTGATAGTTTGTGATTTAGGATTAGATACTGTCTTTGTTTATAAAGTATCTCTTTTTAAAAAACTTATTTTAGACTATAAGTTTACTCTAGCAGTAAAAAGCGGACCTAGACATCTTGTGATTCATCATGATTATCATAAGTTCTATATAGTTGCCGAGTTAAGTAATCAAATTTTTGTTTATGATTATAAAAAACATGAATTACTAGATCCTTATTCTACTGTCGCAGATGAAACTAAAATGGGACAACAAGCAGCGGCTATTAGACTCTTTAACAACGATTTATATATTTCTAATAGAGGCTTTGAAAATAGTATTGTTCATTTTAAAGCCGATAAAAATGGTTTAACATTGGTTAATAGTTATGATACGCATGGTAGTCATCCAAGAGACTTTAGTATTTCAAATGATGGTTCTTATTTAGTAGTAGGTAACCTTGAGTCTAATAATATTTGTTTATTTAAGAGAAATGAATATGGTTCTTTAAGCTTTTTAGATAGTATAGAAACACCAGAACCTACTGCCATCTTATTTTTATAA
- a CDS encoding hydantoinase/oxoprolinase family protein: MGRTVRMGIDVGGTHTKAVAIDNETHQVIGKSSVKTTHDHKSGVAAGVVESFMNCLKENKIDPQDVVFVAHSTTQATNALIEGDVAKVGVLGIAKGGIEAFFAKKQTNMHEIDLGSGKKIEIINRFVKTKKALKNPEKFGFEKAVDELKNEGAEVIVASQAFGVDGVNYEKKVAEIAEKVGLFPTMASDITKLYGLTRRTRTAVINGSILPKMLDTANSTEQSVRAANVHVPLMIMRGDGGVMEIAEMKKRPVLTMLSGPAASVMGSLMYLRASNGVYFEVGGTTTNIGVIKNGRPAIDYSQVGKHRTYISSLDVKILGCAGGSMVRANKEGVIDVGPRSAHIAGLDYSVYTKPSEIVNPKVEFFSPKPGDPSDYVAVRLENGKRVTITNSCAANVLGLVTKEHFSYGEVESARKAIGALAEYCNTTVEDIATQIMERAYAKIEPVILGLAEKYKLEKDQITLVGVGGGAASLIIYFANKMGLNYSIPENAEVISSIGVALAMVRDVVERVIPSPSKEEIKAIKLEAMNKAIESGATPDSVEVHIDIDPQTSKVTAIATGSTEVKTSSTMKELSEKEALELAAKDLRTTEKEVKLETKTKYFYVFEKDNKSGRALRIIDKKGFIRVQRGNGISVKTTVENYLEVVKDLWEKMASYQAEVILRPDYYVCAGPRLMDFSSIHFEQLALLMDTQLSDLDENEEVIIIAANAEV, from the coding sequence ATGGGAAGAACTGTTAGAATGGGAATTGACGTTGGTGGGACACATACAAAAGCAGTAGCAATTGATAATGAAACACACCAAGTAATAGGAAAGTCAAGTGTTAAAACAACACACGATCATAAATCAGGGGTTGCAGCAGGTGTTGTTGAATCCTTTATGAATTGTTTAAAAGAAAATAAAATTGATCCACAAGATGTTGTCTTTGTGGCTCATAGTACAACTCAAGCAACAAATGCTCTTATTGAAGGCGATGTGGCAAAAGTTGGTGTTTTAGGAATTGCCAAAGGTGGCATAGAAGCTTTCTTTGCTAAAAAACAAACTAATATGCATGAAATTGATTTAGGTTCAGGTAAAAAGATTGAAATTATCAATCGATTTGTTAAAACTAAAAAAGCACTTAAGAATCCAGAGAAATTTGGATTTGAAAAAGCTGTAGATGAACTTAAAAACGAAGGAGCAGAAGTTATAGTCGCCTCACAAGCTTTTGGTGTTGATGGTGTAAACTATGAGAAAAAAGTTGCTGAAATAGCAGAAAAAGTTGGGTTATTTCCAACAATGGCTTCAGATATTACTAAATTATACGGATTAACTAGAAGAACTAGAACAGCAGTTATTAATGGTAGTATTTTACCTAAAATGCTTGATACAGCTAACTCTACTGAACAATCAGTAAGGGCAGCCAATGTTCACGTACCTTTAATGATTATGCGTGGCGATGGGGGAGTTATGGAAATCGCTGAAATGAAAAAAAGACCGGTTTTAACTATGTTATCTGGTCCAGCTGCTTCAGTTATGGGATCATTAATGTATTTAAGAGCATCCAATGGTGTTTACTTTGAAGTTGGTGGAACAACCACTAATATCGGAGTTATTAAAAATGGTAGACCAGCAATTGATTATTCTCAAGTAGGGAAGCATAGAACATATATTAGTTCTCTTGATGTGAAAATTTTGGGTTGTGCTGGTGGTTCTATGGTAAGAGCTAATAAAGAGGGTGTCATTGATGTAGGACCAAGAAGCGCGCATATTGCAGGGCTAGACTATTCAGTTTATACTAAACCATCAGAAATTGTTAACCCAAAAGTAGAATTCTTTTCTCCAAAACCTGGGGATCCAAGTGATTATGTTGCGGTTAGATTAGAAAATGGAAAAAGAGTGACAATTACTAATTCATGTGCAGCTAACGTTTTAGGCTTGGTGACAAAAGAACACTTCTCATATGGTGAAGTAGAATCAGCAAGAAAAGCAATTGGTGCCCTTGCAGAATACTGTAATACAACAGTTGAAGATATCGCTACTCAAATTATGGAACGTGCTTATGCAAAAATTGAACCAGTTATTTTAGGCTTAGCAGAAAAATATAAGTTAGAAAAAGATCAAATTACTCTAGTTGGTGTAGGTGGTGGAGCAGCTTCTCTAATTATTTATTTTGCTAATAAAATGGGATTAAACTATAGTATTCCTGAAAATGCAGAAGTTATTTCATCTATTGGGGTAGCACTTGCAATGGTTCGTGATGTTGTAGAAAGAGTCATTCCATCTCCATCAAAAGAAGAAATTAAAGCAATTAAACTAGAAGCAATGAATAAAGCAATCGAAAGTGGAGCAACCCCTGACAGTGTTGAAGTTCATATTGATATTGACCCTCAAACTTCTAAAGTTACGGCAATCGCTACAGGTTCTACTGAAGTAAAAACTTCTAGCACAATGAAAGAACTAAGTGAAAAAGAAGCTTTAGAGTTAGCCGCAAAAGATTTAAGAACAACTGAGAAAGAAGTTAAATTGGAAACTAAAACAAAATACTTTTATGTTTTTGAAAAAGATAACAAAAGCGGAAGAGCACTTCGTATTATTGATAAAAAAGGGTTTATTAGAGTCCAAAGAGGAAATGGGATATCTGTTAAAACAACAGTTGAAAATTACTTAGAAGTAGTGAAAGACTTATGGGAAAAGATGGCATCTTATCAAGCAGAAGTAATATTAAGACCTGATTATTATGTTTGTGCAGGACCGAGATTAATGGATTTTTCTAGTATTCACTTTGAACAATTAGCTTTATTAATGGATACTCAATTATCAGACTTAGACGAAAATGAAGAAGTAATTATTATTGCGGCAAACGCAGAAGTATAA
- a CDS encoding DUF4011 domain-containing protein, producing MQKQIDYLAKKTLDLSLRNPQLNFRPERSTNIEILGNLQDFYDQIVKDNKGLNIHLNKLNLIKTNREETDLENDLLNLYRKQKLTINEYGFHPLYAVFGLLKWIDPASNKEILSPLLMVPVEITKKGSKQLNLAYNEDEIVLNPTLVHKLSLEGIDLSVHDLLEHQAFDITHYLDIIQGLPNIKDQYEVIQKSYLGLFSSTNLYIYKDLLENKNQIETHKIIQRLYQKDEADYNQENFILPSNLDETLKEKNNYQILNADGSQEAAILASTENMSFVLQGPPGTGKSQTITNMIAQAIASNKKVLFVSEKKAALDVVSEKLKAKGLDLFTLDLHHYQTKKDQLIQQLVNAIEEYKVFDYEESELYNRLDALKEKLNKNYKFLYIKNPNLELSLYELYGKLLELKAYPILNYKFEKIYDLKETELHLMIDQVTRLSKVDLNEKEMPRVFKQLKDSFKMPKELFQEEIIYIQNNLKKSIEIKEKYQLEVEDIKELELTEKLYDYLIQMPQFENHLKVKNYQQALEEIELIETKLKEIKKLGIDYQLFEKDYEKTIHVLSETKGFLGSHSKEYKELFKEVTQYINDAKIKQNDLVELLTSYQEYFEVVEKNKNYHNLKEDKKIFNWLLNLPKKMSKKDLEKQTLLTLSERKDNHKEIKDYLTSTQRSLDFLNTLYEKNNFTKLENKQIKPLNDILTNYELLKPYFVKKKYEDKIKDPLITKLYESIKEYDLASWDKIILKRYYLEWMQYLEFKTPIEDTNELVLEDEKLFSELEERKLEENIHRIKKNVFYHYPKENSSEVKTILAENLKTRGKKTVRQLIDLIPDTLLKMKPCWLMSPVTVSAFLPNTANLFDLVIFDEASQVVPEYAIGSIYRSSQVIICGDHEQLPPTKFFSQVMELEDEEYEEISDYESILDIARTSLSSYQLNWHYRSKYSELIEYSNKKIYQSLIAVSEPSFQAEGIKYHHLEQGYYDNQINRKEAEYIAKKVIEHARKTPNLSLGVIAFSRKQEKEIDYQIRKLLKHESGLDKFFDDEKEEYFFVKNLENVQGDERDVIYLSICYGKNKEGKLSYRFGPINQAVGYRRLNVAITRAREEMNIVSSILPSDLSDPNKNPGIAFLKGYLEFAYELKKNKITYQDPQDSLTKDIYVSLKEHQYKVYYNEKLFNSLSIEDENKAICIYIDNHGYAKLPTLKDRNILAPSLIKQKNWAIIKIDGIAWYQNKENELKSLLEQIENYQIKKYVKVPEEKIIIEKPKEIEPEIIQVEEKPEILDTIEEEVLEKPSKRDLLEGQMIRITVENLPRTDDETIVQYVKRFILEVIDKEEGITELDLMKRLAPLYETKKLSIHEVKRIQQWLEIWNEKKEITYSQGVITE from the coding sequence ATGCAAAAACAAATAGATTATCTAGCGAAAAAAACACTAGACTTAAGCTTGAGAAATCCTCAATTGAATTTTAGACCAGAAAGAAGCACAAATATTGAAATATTGGGAAATCTCCAAGATTTTTATGATCAGATTGTAAAAGACAATAAAGGACTTAATATCCATTTAAATAAATTAAATTTAATTAAAACAAATAGAGAAGAAACTGATTTAGAAAATGATTTATTAAATTTATATAGAAAACAAAAATTAACGATTAATGAATATGGTTTTCACCCACTATATGCAGTTTTTGGCTTATTAAAGTGGATTGACCCTGCAAGCAATAAAGAAATACTATCACCATTATTAATGGTTCCAGTAGAAATTACAAAAAAAGGTTCTAAGCAATTAAACTTAGCTTACAATGAAGATGAGATTGTTCTGAATCCAACTTTAGTCCATAAACTATCGCTTGAAGGAATTGACTTATCAGTACATGATTTATTAGAACACCAAGCTTTTGATATTACACACTATCTTGATATCATACAAGGATTACCTAATATTAAAGATCAGTATGAAGTGATACAAAAAAGTTATTTAGGATTATTTTCTTCAACTAATTTATATATATATAAAGATTTATTAGAAAATAAAAATCAAATTGAAACTCATAAAATCATCCAAAGATTATATCAAAAGGATGAAGCAGATTATAACCAAGAAAATTTCATTTTGCCAAGCAACTTAGATGAAACATTAAAAGAAAAAAATAATTATCAAATATTAAACGCAGATGGATCACAAGAAGCTGCTATTTTAGCTTCAACTGAAAATATGAGTTTTGTTTTACAAGGACCTCCAGGAACTGGAAAGAGTCAAACAATTACTAATATGATTGCCCAAGCAATCGCATCTAACAAGAAAGTGCTTTTTGTCTCAGAGAAAAAAGCAGCGTTAGATGTTGTATCAGAAAAGTTAAAAGCTAAAGGGTTAGATTTATTTACACTAGATTTACATCACTATCAAACTAAAAAAGATCAACTCATTCAACAATTAGTAAATGCAATTGAAGAGTATAAAGTTTTTGATTATGAAGAAAGTGAACTTTACAACAGATTAGATGCATTAAAAGAAAAATTAAATAAAAACTATAAATTCTTATATATTAAAAATCCTAATCTAGAATTATCTTTATATGAACTTTATGGTAAATTATTGGAATTAAAAGCATACCCAATTTTAAATTATAAGTTTGAAAAAATCTATGATTTAAAAGAAACTGAACTCCACTTAATGATTGATCAAGTTACTAGATTATCAAAAGTAGATCTTAATGAAAAAGAAATGCCCAGGGTATTTAAACAGTTAAAAGATAGTTTTAAAATGCCAAAAGAGCTCTTTCAAGAAGAAATTATTTATATCCAAAATAATCTAAAAAAATCAATTGAAATAAAGGAAAAGTACCAATTGGAAGTAGAAGATATAAAAGAGTTAGAATTAACTGAAAAATTATATGACTATCTCATCCAAATGCCACAATTTGAAAATCACCTTAAAGTTAAAAACTACCAACAAGCCTTAGAAGAAATAGAATTGATCGAAACTAAGCTAAAGGAAATAAAAAAACTAGGAATAGACTATCAGTTATTTGAAAAAGATTATGAAAAGACTATTCACGTTTTATCTGAGACTAAAGGTTTTTTAGGTAGCCACAGTAAAGAATATAAAGAGTTATTTAAAGAAGTCACTCAGTATATCAATGATGCTAAAATTAAACAGAATGATTTAGTTGAGCTGCTAACATCATATCAAGAATATTTTGAAGTAGTTGAAAAAAATAAAAATTATCATAATCTAAAAGAAGATAAAAAAATATTTAATTGGTTATTAAACCTTCCTAAAAAAATGAGTAAAAAAGATTTAGAAAAACAAACTCTACTTACTTTAAGCGAAAGAAAAGATAATCACAAAGAAATTAAAGACTATCTAACAAGCACGCAAAGAAGTCTAGATTTTTTAAATACTTTATATGAAAAAAATAATTTTACAAAATTAGAAAATAAACAAATAAAACCACTAAACGATATATTAACAAATTATGAATTGCTTAAACCTTATTTTGTTAAGAAAAAGTATGAAGATAAAATAAAAGATCCACTGATAACTAAGTTATATGAAAGTATTAAAGAATATGATTTAGCATCATGGGATAAAATCATCTTAAAACGTTATTATTTAGAATGGATGCAATACTTAGAGTTTAAAACACCAATAGAAGATACCAACGAACTAGTATTAGAAGATGAAAAATTATTTTCTGAACTAGAAGAAAGAAAACTTGAAGAGAATATACATAGAATTAAGAAAAATGTTTTCTACCATTATCCAAAAGAAAACAGTAGTGAAGTAAAGACTATTTTAGCTGAAAACTTAAAAACAAGAGGAAAGAAAACAGTTAGACAACTTATTGATTTAATTCCTGATACATTATTAAAAATGAAACCTTGTTGGTTAATGTCTCCTGTTACAGTAAGTGCATTTTTACCGAATACAGCTAACTTATTTGATTTAGTTATATTTGATGAAGCGTCACAAGTAGTTCCAGAATATGCGATTGGGTCTATCTATCGTTCGTCTCAAGTAATTATTTGTGGGGACCACGAACAACTTCCACCAACTAAATTCTTCAGTCAAGTAATGGAATTAGAAGATGAAGAATATGAGGAAATCAGTGATTACGAATCTATCTTAGACATTGCTAGAACAAGTTTATCAAGCTATCAATTAAATTGGCACTATAGAAGTAAATATAGTGAACTGATTGAATATTCTAATAAAAAAATATATCAAAGTTTAATTGCTGTTTCAGAACCAAGTTTCCAGGCAGAAGGTATCAAATACCATCACTTAGAACAAGGATATTATGATAATCAAATTAACAGAAAAGAAGCTGAATATATTGCAAAAAAAGTAATAGAACATGCAAGAAAGACACCTAATCTTTCATTAGGAGTGATTGCCTTTAGTAGAAAACAAGAAAAGGAAATTGACTACCAAATAAGAAAACTGTTAAAGCATGAATCAGGTTTAGATAAATTCTTTGATGATGAAAAAGAAGAATATTTCTTTGTTAAGAATCTTGAAAACGTTCAAGGCGATGAAAGAGATGTTATTTATTTAAGTATTTGTTATGGTAAGAATAAAGAAGGTAAGTTAAGCTACAGATTCGGTCCTATCAACCAAGCAGTTGGATATAGAAGATTGAATGTTGCTATTACAAGAGCTAGAGAAGAGATGAATATTGTTTCATCTATTTTACCAAGTGACTTATCAGATCCTAATAAAAACCCTGGAATAGCCTTTTTAAAAGGATATTTAGAGTTTGCCTATGAACTTAAAAAGAATAAAATTACTTATCAAGATCCACAAGATAGCCTTACAAAAGATATATATGTATCTTTAAAAGAACATCAATATAAAGTTTATTATAATGAAAAATTGTTTAATAGTTTATCAATAGAAGATGAAAATAAAGCTATTTGTATTTATATTGATAATCATGGCTATGCTAAATTACCAACATTAAAAGATAGAAATATTTTAGCACCAAGTTTAATTAAACAAAAAAATTGGGCAATTATTAAAATAGATGGTATTGCTTGGTATCAAAATAAAGAAAATGAGCTTAAAAGTTTATTAGAACAAATTGAAAACTATCAAATTAAAAAGTATGTCAAGGTACCAGAAGAAAAAATTATTATAGAAAAACCTAAAGAAATTGAACCTGAAATAATACAAGTGGAAGAAAAACCAGAAATTTTAGACACTATTGAAGAAGAAGTTTTAGAAAAGCCAAGTAAAAGAGATCTATTAGAAGGACAAATGATAAGAATTACTGTGGAAAATCTGCCTAGAACAGATGATGAAACAATTGTCCAATATGTAAAAAGATTTATTTTAGAAGTTATTGATAAAGAAGAAGGAATCACTGAACTAGATTTAATGAAGAGATTAGCTCCACTTTATGAAACAAAAAAATTAAGTATACATGAAGTAAAAAGAATTCAACAATGGCTAGAAATATGGAATGAAAAGAAAGAAATTACATATTCACAAGGTGTTATTACTGAATAA
- a CDS encoding LacI family DNA-binding transcriptional regulator, producing the protein MKTKTKDNITIDDVARLAGVSKTTISRYLNGKYEFMSKDTKNKIEEIIKEYDYMPSNVARSLKTKSTKLIAFVVSDIENAFAAPTIKSMNRALLNTKYHMIVASSNESQEQEKKLIESLIEQRVDAILLNPVSYDAPYIEEFNKKVPIILIDRGIKNLNLDIVASDSSESMRQAVEHVKLAGFSEIYVFTEPYRNVQPRFRRVETFKTTLNKYGYLTSQIEDLVVTIDPKKTDRLEQELLRVISTTKVGTPAIICTNGRTLLAVALAIKNLGIRVPYELGIMGYDDFGANTAHGWTLLNRPSISSISPNWDALGTKAIEVVQERLEKPSSLKKEVTTEVTMIIRDSTKLITTYRVD; encoded by the coding sequence ATGAAAACTAAAACAAAAGATAATATTACTATTGATGACGTAGCAAGACTTGCAGGAGTTTCAAAAACTACCATATCTAGATACTTAAACGGCAAATATGAATTTATGTCAAAAGATACAAAAAACAAAATTGAAGAAATTATAAAAGAATATGATTATATGCCGAGTAATGTTGCTAGAAGTCTTAAAACCAAATCAACAAAGTTAATTGCTTTTGTTGTTTCAGATATAGAAAATGCCTTTGCAGCACCAACGATTAAATCGATGAATCGAGCACTTTTAAATACAAAATATCATATGATTGTCGCCTCATCTAATGAATCACAGGAACAAGAAAAAAAGTTAATTGAGTCTTTGATAGAACAAAGAGTAGATGCGATTTTACTTAATCCAGTTTCATACGATGCTCCTTATATTGAGGAGTTTAATAAAAAAGTTCCAATTATTTTAATAGATAGAGGCATTAAAAACCTTAATTTAGATATCGTAGCTAGTGATAGTAGCGAATCTATGCGACAAGCAGTAGAACATGTAAAACTTGCGGGATTTTCTGAAATATATGTATTTACAGAGCCATATAGAAATGTGCAACCTAGATTTAGAAGAGTAGAAACATTTAAGACAACATTAAATAAATACGGATACCTAACTTCTCAAATAGAAGATTTAGTCGTTACTATTGATCCTAAAAAAACAGATAGACTTGAACAAGAACTTTTAAGAGTAATATCTACGACTAAAGTAGGTACCCCTGCTATCATTTGTACAAATGGTAGGACTTTATTAGCGGTAGCTTTAGCAATTAAAAATCTGGGCATAAGAGTGCCTTATGAATTAGGAATTATGGGATATGATGACTTTGGTGCTAATACAGCTCATGGTTGGACATTACTTAACAGACCTAGTATTAGTAGTATCTCTCCAAATTGGGATGCACTTGGCACAAAAGCAATTGAAGTTGTTCAGGAACGTTTAGAAAAGCCGTCAAGCTTAAAAAAAGAAGTAACAACAGAAGTGACTATGATTATTAGAGATAGCACAAAATTAATAACAACATATAGAGTAGACTAA
- the yiaK gene encoding 3-dehydro-L-gulonate 2-dehydrogenase, which yields MRIKYNDLVLKLQAILVNHGVSEVDANNAAKIFAKNSLDGIYSHGVNRFPRFVSYIDKEYVKKDKKPTVEFGFNGFERWNGNLGIGVLNASKAMDRACELADKYGIGIVALNNTNHWMRGGAYGWQAANLGKIGICFTNTMPNMPAWGGVEPKIGNNPFIIAIPKSNKEHVVLDMAMSQFAYGKIEEARMKGQDLPVDGGFDTKGNLTKNPEEIEKSGRVLPTGYWKGSGLSIVLDLVAAVLSNGRSVTDVGKLEDEYGISQVFIAIEPNLNNTKEQIDKIIDNVIKDIKASTPTTKDGKIFYPGEIELKTRKENLELGIPVLEEVWKKIESL from the coding sequence ATGAGAATAAAGTATAATGATCTCGTTTTAAAGTTACAAGCTATCTTAGTTAATCACGGAGTAAGTGAAGTAGATGCCAACAACGCTGCAAAAATATTTGCTAAAAACAGTTTAGATGGTATTTATTCTCATGGTGTCAATAGATTTCCAAGATTCGTTTCTTACATAGATAAAGAATATGTGAAAAAAGATAAAAAACCAACGGTAGAATTTGGTTTTAATGGGTTTGAAAGATGGAATGGGAATTTAGGTATTGGAGTTTTAAATGCTTCTAAAGCAATGGATAGAGCATGTGAGCTTGCGGATAAATATGGGATTGGAATTGTTGCTTTAAACAATACAAACCACTGGATGCGTGGGGGTGCTTACGGCTGGCAAGCCGCAAACCTAGGTAAAATAGGCATCTGTTTTACAAATACCATGCCCAATATGCCTGCTTGGGGTGGAGTTGAACCTAAGATAGGAAATAATCCTTTTATTATTGCAATTCCAAAAAGTAATAAGGAACATGTTGTTTTAGATATGGCAATGAGCCAATTTGCTTATGGGAAAATTGAAGAAGCCAGAATGAAAGGGCAAGATTTACCTGTTGATGGTGGTTTTGATACAAAAGGAAATTTAACTAAAAACCCTGAAGAAATTGAAAAATCAGGAAGAGTTTTACCAACAGGTTATTGGAAAGGTAGCGGGTTATCAATTGTTTTAGATTTGGTTGCTGCTGTTTTATCAAATGGTAGATCAGTTACTGATGTTGGAAAACTTGAAGATGAATATGGTATTTCTCAAGTTTTTATAGCAATTGAACCTAATTTAAATAATACAAAAGAACAAATTGATAAAATAATAGATAATGTTATTAAGGATATAAAAGCATCAACACCAACTACAAAAGATGGAAAAATATTTTATCCTGGGGAAATCGAATTAAAAACTAGAAAAGAAAACTTAGAATTGGGGATTCCTGTATTAGAAGAAGTGTGGAAAAAGATTGAAAGTTTATAA